CGAGAAGGCCAATCCGCTGATTTCGTAAAATACCCGGGCGCGGCGCGGGTTCTGTTGCGCCGGGTATGCAGTGTTCGGCAATACGGCCGGGAAGGAATTGGAAGGACAAAACGATGGCAACGGAATTCACACTCCCTGAACTTGGCGAGAATATCGAATCCGGCAAGGTTACCAGCGTGATGGTCGCCGTAGGGGACACGATTGAGAAGGACCAGCCGGTTATCGAGATCGAGACCGATAAGGCAGCGTTGGAGGTGCCCTCGCCCTTTGGCGGCACAATCAAAGAGGTCCGGGTGAAAGAGGGCCAGGATATCCGGGTGGGGGCGGTGGTGCTGGTTATCGAGGAAGGCGGCGGCGCCGCGAAAGCCAAACCCGCCCAGGCCAGGAAGGCGGAAGAGCCATCCGCGGCGAAAGTCCAGCAGGCGGCGGAACCGGTGCAGGAAGAGCCCGAGACCGCCGAAGAGTTCGATGAGCTTGCCGGGCCGGACGAGTCCGAGACGCCGGCGCCGGCGCTTCGGCAGGCGGGAGCGGGCCCTCTGGCGGCATCGCCGAGCGTTCGCAGACTGGCCCGCGAGATCGGGGTGGACGTGAACCAGGTCGCGGGCTCGGGAAAGGGCGGCCGCGTGACGCCGGAAGATGTGAAGGCCTATGCGCGGCGCATGAACGTGGACGCGGGCGGGGTAGCGCCCTCAGGCCCCGCGAAACCAGCCGCGGCGGCGGCGTCTCCGTTGCCTGACTTCGCCCGCTGGGGCGAAATCGAGCGGCGCGAGATGAGCACGGTGCGACGGCGCACGGCCGAACGCCTGGCGCATGCGTGGGCCACGATTCCCCACGTGACGCAATTCGACAAGGCCGACGTGACGGGGCTCGAGGAGTTGCGAAAACGCTACGCGAAACAGGTCGAAGCGGCCGGCGGCAAACTCACCGTGACGGCGGTGCTGGCCAAGGTGGCGGCTGCCGCGTTGCGCAAGTTCCCGCAGTTCAACACGGCCCTGGATTTCGAGCACGAGCAGCTCGTTTACAAGCAGTATTGCCATATCGGGATTGCCGTTGATACGGATCGCGGCCTGTTGGTGCCCGTGCTGCGCGATGTCGATACCAAGAATCTGACCCAGATCAGCGTCGAGCTTACGCAGTTGGCCGAGCGCGCGCGTACAAAGAAGACGACCCTGGAAGAAATGCAGGGAGGCTGCTTCACGATATCCAATCTGGGAGGGATCGGCGGGACGGCGTTCACCCCTATCATAAACGCGCCCGAAGTCGCGATTCTGGGCGTGTCGCGCAACGTCGTCGAGCCCGTGTACGTCAATGGCGAGTTCCACGCCCGGACCATGCTGCCGCTCAGCTTGTCATACGACCACCGGGTGATTGACGGGGCGGACGGGGCGCGCTTCTTGCGGTGGATTTGTGAGGCCGTCGAGAATCCGTTCCTCCTGTTTCTCGAGGGGTGACCGCGTGCATACGAAAAGCCCTTGGAAAATAAAGTCCAGCCGCCTGGTCTATGAAACGCCGTGGTTGCGGGTGCTCGAGGACCAGGTCGTCCGCCCGGACGGGGCCGACGGCATCTACAGCTACATCGAGACGCGGGTCGCCGTGGGAGCGGTTGCCCTGACCCCGGATAACGAGGTGTACCTGATCGGCCAGTATCGGTATCCGACCCGGCAATACTCGTGGGAAATCGTTGAAGGCGGCGCCGAGCCGGGCGAACAGCCGCTGGCGTGCATCCAGCGCGAATTGCAGGAAGAGGCCGGGCTGAAAGCCGCGAAATGGACGCCCCTGGGCGGCGAAATCCACTTCAGCAACTGTATCTCGGCGGAACGCGGCCTGTTGTTCTTGGCGGAGGACCTGGAAAAGACCGAGGCGTCCCCCGAAGGCACCGAAGTGCTCGAGGTGCGCACCATGCCGTTCGAGGACGCCGTGGCGATGGTGCATCGAGGCGAGATCCAAGACGTATTCAGCATTGTCGGATTGTTGCGGGCACACGCTTTTCTGGCGCGGCGAACGGCTGACTAGCCGTCGATACGCCCGACTTGCTATGCTCACGGTACGTTGGTGCAGGCGGCCCTTAATGAATCAGGGGGAGGAATTGCCGTGAAAACGCGCGCCGTTGCGGTACTCGATGTGGGCAAGACGAACAAGAAGATCCGGTTGTACGACCGCCGGTTTCAACCGTTGGCGGAAGAACGAACGGGTTTCGATGCCAGGATGAAGGACGGCCTCGAAATCGAGCCCACCGAGGAGTTGCTCGCGTGGTTCAAGAAAGCGATGGCGGGACTGGGCAAGACGTATGACATTCGAGCGATTGTCGTCTGTGCGCACGGCGCGACATTGGCTATGCTCGATGCGAACGGCAAGCTGGCGTACCCGGTGATCTCGTACACGAGCGAGAAGGGCGCCGAAATCGAGCAGGAGTTCTACGACACGTTCGGCGCTCCCGAGGAATTGCACTACGACACGTGCACCCCGAACGTCGGGTTCGCCAACTGCGGGAAAGCCCTGTTTTACGTGTTCAAGCGCATGCCCGAGGTGTGGGACAAGGTCGACACGGTCCTCTTCTACAATTCGTATCTCGGGTACGAGCTGACCGGCAACTACAGCATGGAGCCAACGTACCTTGGCAATCACAACTACCTGTGGAACTTCTTCGACGGCACCTGGAGCCAGGTGGCGATCCGGATGGGGGCACACACGCGGTTTCCCGACAAGATGGGAAATCCATGGGACTCGCTCGGCACGGTGAAGCCCGAACTGGCCAAGGCATGCAACCTGCCCGAAGACTGCCTGGTCACCCTGGGGATCCACGACTCGAACGCCAATTTCCTGCCCTATCTGGCCAAGGGGTACGAGAAGTTTATCCTGAACTCGACCGGCACATGGTGCGTGTTGATGAGCCAGGCGCCTACGCCGATCCTGACCGAGACGGAGGTCAAATCGAAGGTCTTCTACAACCTCGACGCATTCAACCGTCCCCTCAAAACCGTCATTTTCCCCGGCGGCATGGAATACGAGAAATTCGGCGCCCTGACCAGTGTGAAAGATGAAAGTTCCGTAGACGGCGTGAGAAAAGTGATCGCCGAGAGGCGCACTTTTGTTGTGCCCGGGGTCATGCCCGCGGCAAGCGCGTTTCCGGGAGTGGATGCGAAGGTGGTAGCGGGCGGCGAGGTGCGTTTGTACGAGGAGTTGGAGGCCGCGGGCGGCGAACCCTATTCGTATCTTGGCCAGGAGTACTATGCGGCGCTGAACGTGAGCCTGGCGTTGGCCACGCGCCAGCTTCTCGAACGGTGCGGCGGCGAGAAGGGAACAGCGGTGTTCATCGAGGGCGGGTTCGCCAACAACAAGCGCTATTGTGAACTGCTCGCCGCGCTCTGCCCGGACTATACCATCGCATTGACCAATCAGGCCGAAGGCACGGCGTTTGGCGCGGCGCTGACCGCATGGATGCTGGCTGACGGCCTGGATTTGACGAGCATCGGCAAGGAATTCGAGATCGAGACGACTCCCATAACGCCCCCTGATTTCGGCGACCTGCGCGGGTATTGGCAGGCATTCAAGGGCCATCTGCAGAATGAGTAGCCGGGCCGCCTAGAGGCAAACCCCAACCTAGTAGGATGAAGGCAATGAGTCAACCGTTGAAGACCCAGGTGGCTGTCATCGGGGGCGGTCCGGGAGGCTACGCAGCGGCGTTTGCCGCAGCCGACCTCGGGCTCGAAGTGACTCTGATCGACCTCGAGCCAAACCCGGGCGGAGTCTGCCTGTACCGGGGCTGCATTCCGTCCAAGGCCTTGTTGCACTGCGCGAAGGTCATCAAGGATGCCGAGGAAGCCGCGCAATGGGGCATTCACTTCGAACGGCTCCGCATCGACCTTGCCCAAATGCGCGAGCAGAAGGATGCGGTGGTCGGCAAGCTGACCGGCGGACTCGGCCAGCTCGCGAAGGCGCGCAAGATTCGATACATGCGGGGGCGCGCGGCATACCAGGATTCAACCACGCTGACGGTGACCGCCGACACCGGCGAAGAGCAGACGCTCGTGTGCAAACAGTCGATTTTGGCGGCAGGTTCGCGGCCTACCACCATCCCCAGCCTGCTGGTGGACTCCCCCCGGATGATGAACTCGACCCGGGCCCTGGAAATCGAAGACTTGCCCCCGACCCTGCTGGTCGTGGGTGGCGGGTACATCGGTCTCGAGCTGGGCAGCGTCTACGCCACGCTTGGGTCGCAGGTAACGCTGGTCGAAATGACGCCGTCCTTCTTGCCCGGCGTCGATGAGGATTTGCGCCAGATCCTGTCCGAGCGGGTGGGCGGCCTGTTCTACAAGAAGCATTTCAACACGCGCGTCGAGAAAATCAAGGAAGTGAAGAAGGGGTTGCGCGTATCGTTTCGCGGCGGCGATGGCAATGCGTTCGCGGAAACGTTTGACAAGGTCTTGCTTTCCGTGGGCCGCACGCCGAACTCGAGCGGGCTCGGCCTGAACACTACCAAGGTCGAGTTGAATGACCGGGG
This genomic interval from Candidatus Hydrogenedentota bacterium contains the following:
- a CDS encoding FGGY family carbohydrate kinase, which translates into the protein MKTRAVAVLDVGKTNKKIRLYDRRFQPLAEERTGFDARMKDGLEIEPTEELLAWFKKAMAGLGKTYDIRAIVVCAHGATLAMLDANGKLAYPVISYTSEKGAEIEQEFYDTFGAPEELHYDTCTPNVGFANCGKALFYVFKRMPEVWDKVDTVLFYNSYLGYELTGNYSMEPTYLGNHNYLWNFFDGTWSQVAIRMGAHTRFPDKMGNPWDSLGTVKPELAKACNLPEDCLVTLGIHDSNANFLPYLAKGYEKFILNSTGTWCVLMSQAPTPILTETEVKSKVFYNLDAFNRPLKTVIFPGGMEYEKFGALTSVKDESSVDGVRKVIAERRTFVVPGVMPAASAFPGVDAKVVAGGEVRLYEELEAAGGEPYSYLGQEYYAALNVSLALATRQLLERCGGEKGTAVFIEGGFANNKRYCELLAALCPDYTIALTNQAEGTAFGAALTAWMLADGLDLTSIGKEFEIETTPITPPDFGDLRGYWQAFKGHLQNE
- a CDS encoding NUDIX hydrolase, which codes for MHTKSPWKIKSSRLVYETPWLRVLEDQVVRPDGADGIYSYIETRVAVGAVALTPDNEVYLIGQYRYPTRQYSWEIVEGGAEPGEQPLACIQRELQEEAGLKAAKWTPLGGEIHFSNCISAERGLLFLAEDLEKTEASPEGTEVLEVRTMPFEDAVAMVHRGEIQDVFSIVGLLRAHAFLARRTAD
- a CDS encoding 2-oxo acid dehydrogenase subunit E2, with amino-acid sequence MATEFTLPELGENIESGKVTSVMVAVGDTIEKDQPVIEIETDKAALEVPSPFGGTIKEVRVKEGQDIRVGAVVLVIEEGGGAAKAKPAQARKAEEPSAAKVQQAAEPVQEEPETAEEFDELAGPDESETPAPALRQAGAGPLAASPSVRRLAREIGVDVNQVAGSGKGGRVTPEDVKAYARRMNVDAGGVAPSGPAKPAAAAASPLPDFARWGEIERREMSTVRRRTAERLAHAWATIPHVTQFDKADVTGLEELRKRYAKQVEAAGGKLTVTAVLAKVAAAALRKFPQFNTALDFEHEQLVYKQYCHIGIAVDTDRGLLVPVLRDVDTKNLTQISVELTQLAERARTKKTTLEEMQGGCFTISNLGGIGGTAFTPIINAPEVAILGVSRNVVEPVYVNGEFHARTMLPLSLSYDHRVIDGADGARFLRWICEAVENPFLLFLEG
- the lpdA gene encoding dihydrolipoyl dehydrogenase: MSQPLKTQVAVIGGGPGGYAAAFAAADLGLEVTLIDLEPNPGGVCLYRGCIPSKALLHCAKVIKDAEEAAQWGIHFERLRIDLAQMREQKDAVVGKLTGGLGQLAKARKIRYMRGRAAYQDSTTLTVTADTGEEQTLVCKQSILAAGSRPTTIPSLLVDSPRMMNSTRALEIEDLPPTLLVVGGGYIGLELGSVYATLGSQVTLVEMTPSFLPGVDEDLRQILSERVGGLFYKKHFNTRVEKIKEVKKGLRVSFRGGDGNAFAETFDKVLLSVGRTPNSSGLGLNTTKVELNDRGFVKVDAQRRTSDPAIFAIGDITGEPMLAHKASHEGRVAAEVIAGHNVAFEPRAIPAVVFTDPELAWCGITETQAKKEGRAINVARFPWGASGRATTLSRPDGLTKLITERDTGQVIGVGIVGTAAGELISQGVLAIEMGATAEDIGLSIHPHPTLSETVMESADMIFGQSIHMYRPKAKKDERA